The following coding sequences lie in one Enterococcus sp. 9E7_DIV0242 genomic window:
- a CDS encoding HAD family hydrolase, which yields MKKFDGVIFDMDGLLFDTELIYYQSSQKIADNMGFPYSKELYLQFLGVSDEEVQENYHQIFKEYGREKVEEFIQRSYADTLEAFEAGRVPMKPGVMELLDYLEEQRIPKMVASSNVRPAIELLLTNSGIINRFEGIVSAEDVSRAKPDPEIFRKAASFLKTEPQKTLVLEDSSHGVTAAYKAGIPVIMVPDLLQPDEELRSKTLQVFDSLIEVPAYLTE from the coding sequence ATGAAAAAATTTGATGGTGTCATTTTTGATATGGATGGGCTTTTATTTGATACAGAGCTGATTTATTATCAATCTTCACAGAAAATTGCAGACAATATGGGGTTCCCTTATTCTAAGGAGCTGTACCTACAATTTTTAGGTGTTTCTGATGAAGAGGTGCAAGAAAACTATCACCAAATATTCAAGGAATACGGAAGAGAAAAGGTAGAAGAGTTCATTCAGCGTTCTTATGCAGATACGCTCGAAGCTTTTGAAGCTGGGAGGGTACCAATGAAGCCCGGCGTGATGGAGTTGCTGGATTATCTGGAAGAGCAACGCATACCTAAGATGGTAGCCTCAAGCAATGTTCGTCCGGCAATTGAGCTATTGTTGACCAACTCTGGAATTATTAACCGTTTTGAAGGGATCGTATCAGCTGAAGATGTTAGTCGTGCGAAGCCTGATCCAGAAATTTTTCGAAAAGCAGCGAGCTTTCTAAAGACAGAACCCCAAAAAACACTGGTTTTAGAAGACTCCTCGCACGGAGTTACAGCGGCTTATAAAGCTGGAATACCAGTAATTATGGTTCCTGACTTACTACAGCCGGACGAAGAGCTCCGAAGCAAAACCTTGCAGGTGTTCGACAGTTTGATTGAAGTCCCGGCATATCTAACAGAATAG